A section of the Ovis canadensis isolate MfBH-ARS-UI-01 breed Bighorn chromosome 1, ARS-UI_OviCan_v2, whole genome shotgun sequence genome encodes:
- the DVL3 gene encoding segment polarity protein dishevelled homolog DVL-3 isoform X1, whose translation MGETKIIYHLDGQETPYLVKLPLPAERVTLADFKGVLQRPSYKFFFKSMDDDFGVVKEEISDDNAKLPCFNGRVVSWLVSAEGSHPEPAPFCADSPAELPPPMERTGGIGDSRPPSFHPHAGGGSQENLDNDTETDSLVSAQRERPRRRDGPEHTTRLNGTAKGERRREPGGYDSSSTLMSSELETTSFFDSDEDDSTSRFSSSTEQSSASRLMRRHKRRRRKQKVSRIERSSSFSSITDSTMSLNIITVTLNMEKYNFLGISIVGQSNERGDGGIYIGSIMKGGAVAADGRIEPGDMLLQVNEINFENMSNDDAVRVLREIVHKPGPITLTVAKCWDPSPRGCFTLPRSEPIRPIDPAAWVSHTAAMTGTFPAYGMSPSLSTITSTSSSITSSIPDTERLDDFHLSIHSDMAAIVKAMASPESGLEVRDRMWLKITIPNAFIGSDVVDWLYHNVEGFTDRREARKYASNLLKAGFIRHTVNKITFSEQCYYIFGDLCGNMANLSLHDHDGSSGASDQDTLAPLPHPGAAPWPMAFPYQYPPPPHPYNPHPGFPELGYSYGGGSASSQHSEGSRSSGSNRSGSDRRKEKDPKAGDSKSGGSGSESDHTTRSSLRGPRERAPSERSGPAASEHSHRSHHSLASSLRSHHTHPSYGPPGVPPLYGPPMLMMPPPPAAMGPPGAPPGRDLASVPPELTASRQSFRMAMGNPTKNFGLFDFL comes from the exons ATGGGCGAGACCAAGATCATCTACCACCTGGACGGGCAGGAGACGCCGTACCTGGTGAAGCTGCCCCTGCCCGCCGAGCGCGTCACCTTGGCGGACTTTAAGGGCGTTCTGCAACGACCCAGCTATAAGTTCTTCTTCAAGTCTATGGACGACGATTTCGG AGTGGTGAAGGAGGAGATCTCGGACGACAATGCCAAGCTGCCCTGCTTCAATGGCCGGGTGGTGTCCTGG CTGGTGTCGGCTGAAGGCTCACACCCAGAACCAGCGCCCTTCTGTGCTGACAGCCCGGCAGAACTGCCACCGCCCATGGAGCGCACAGGAGGCATCGGCGACTCCCGGCCCCCATCCTTCCA CCCTCACGCTGGTGGGGGCAGCCAGGAGAACTTGGACAACGACACAGAGACAGACTCCTTGGTGTCTGCCCAGCGAGAGCGGCCACGCCGGAGGGATGGCCCAGAGCACA CAACCCGGCTGAATGGAACTGCCAAGGGGGAGCGGCGACGAGAGCCAGGGGGTTATGACAGCTCCTCCACCCTGATGAGCAGCGAGTTGGAGACCACCAGCTTCTTTGATTCAGATGAGGATGATTCCACCAGCAG GTTCAGCAGCTCCACAGAGCAGAGCAGCGCCTCACGCCTGATGAGAAGACACAAGCGGCGGCGGCGGAAGCAGAAGGTTTCCCGGATTGAGCGG TCTTCATCCTTCAGCAGCATCACGGACTCCACCATGTCACTCAACATCATCACCGTCACTCTCAACATGG AAAAGTATAACTTCTTGGGCATCTCCATTGTGGGCCAAAGCAACGAGCGTGGTGATGGAGGCATCTACATCGGCTCCATCATGAAGGGTGGGGCCGTGGCTGCTGATGGACGCATTGAGCCAGGAGACATGCTGTTACAG GTAAACGAGATCAACTTTGAGAACATGAGTAACGATGACGCGGTCCGAGTACTTCGGGAAATTGTACACAAACCAGG GCCCATCACCTTGACCGTAGCCAAGTGCTGGGACCCAAGTCCACGTGGGTGCTTCACACTGCCCAGGA GTGAGCCCATCCGACCCATTGACCCCGcggcctgggtctcccacactgcagccaTGACCGGCACCTTCCCTGCCTACGGCATGAGCCCCTCCCTGagcaccatcacctccaccagctcctccatcaccagctccatcCCTGACACAGAGC gcctaGACGACTTCCACCTGTCCATCCACAGTGACATGGCTGCCATAGTAAAAGCCATGGCCTCCCCTGAATCCGGGCTAGAGGTCCGTGACCGAATGTGGCTCAAGATTACCATCCCCAACGCTTTCATCG GCTCGGATGTGGTGGACTGGCTGTACCACAACGTGGAAGGCTTCACTGACCGGCGAGAGGCCCGCAAGTATGCCAGCAACCTGCTGAAAGCCGGCTTCATCCGCCACACTGTCAACAAGATCACCTTCTCCGAGCAGTGTTACTACATCTTCGGCGACCTCTGTGGCA ACATGGCCAACCTCTCCCTCCATGATCACGACGGTTCCAGCGGCGCCTCCGACCAGGACACGCTGGCCCCTCTGCCGCACCCAGGGGCCGCCCCTTGGCCCATGGCTTTCCCTTACCAGTACCCGCCGCCTCCACACCCCTACAATCCTCACCCAGGCTTCCCAGAGCTGGGGTACAGCTATGGTGGGGGCAGCGCCAGCAGTCAGCACAGTGAAG GCAGCCGGAGCAGTGGCTCTAATCGTAGTGGCAGCGACCGGCGGAAGGAGAAGGACCCTAAGGCCGGGGACTCGAAGTCCGGCGGCAGTGGCAGCGAATCGGACCACACGACCCGCAGCAGCCTGCGGGGGCCGCGGGAGCGGGCGCCCAGCGAGCGCTCGGGTCCTGCCGCCAGCGAGCATAGCCACCGCAGCCACCACTCGCTGGCCAGCAGCCTGCGCAGCCATCACACGCACCCAAGCTACGGCCCCCCTGGGGTGCCCCCTCTCTACGGGCCCCCCATGTTGATGATGCCCCCACCGCCCGCGGCCATGGGGCCCCCGGGAGCCCCTCCGGGCCGCGACCTGGCCTCCGTGCCCCCCGAACTGACCGCCAGCAGACAGTCCTTCCGCATGGCCATGGGAAACCCCA CCAAGAATTTCGGGCTGTTTGACTTTCTGTGA
- the DVL3 gene encoding segment polarity protein dishevelled homolog DVL-3 isoform X2, which produces MGETKIIYHLDGQETPYLVKLPLPAERVTLADFKGVLQRPSYKFFFKSMDDDFGVVKEEISDDNAKLPCFNGRVVSWLVSAEGSHPEPAPFCADSPAELPPPMERTGGIGDSRPPSFHPHAGGGSQENLDNDTETDSLVSAQRERPRRRDGPEHTTRLNGTAKGERRREPGGYDSSSTLMSSELETTSFFDSDEDDSTSRFSSSTEQSSASRLMRRHKRRRRKQKVSRIERSSSFSSITDSTMSLNIITVTLNMEKYNFLGISIVGQSNERGDGGIYIGSIMKGGAVAADGRIEPGDMLLQVNEINFENMSNDDAVRVLREIVHKPGPITLTVAKCWDPSPRGCFTLPRSEPIRPIDPAAWVSHTAAMTGTFPAYGMSPSLSTITSTSSSITSSIPDTERLDDFHLSIHSDMAAIVKAMASPESGLEVRDRMWLKITIPNAFIGSDVVDWLYHNVEGFTDRREARKYASNLLKAGFIRHTVNKITFSEQCYYIFGDLCGNMANLSLHDHDGSSGASDQDTLAPLPHPGAAPWPMAFPYQYPPPPHPYNPHPGFPELGYSYGGGSASSQHSEGSRSSGSNRSGSDRRKEKDPKAGDSKSGGSGSESDHTTRSSLRGPRERAPSERSGPAASEHSHRSHHSLASSLRSHHTHPSYGPPGVPPLYGPPMLMMPPPPAAMGPPGAPPGRDLASVPPELTASRQSFRMAMGNPSEFFVDVM; this is translated from the exons ATGGGCGAGACCAAGATCATCTACCACCTGGACGGGCAGGAGACGCCGTACCTGGTGAAGCTGCCCCTGCCCGCCGAGCGCGTCACCTTGGCGGACTTTAAGGGCGTTCTGCAACGACCCAGCTATAAGTTCTTCTTCAAGTCTATGGACGACGATTTCGG AGTGGTGAAGGAGGAGATCTCGGACGACAATGCCAAGCTGCCCTGCTTCAATGGCCGGGTGGTGTCCTGG CTGGTGTCGGCTGAAGGCTCACACCCAGAACCAGCGCCCTTCTGTGCTGACAGCCCGGCAGAACTGCCACCGCCCATGGAGCGCACAGGAGGCATCGGCGACTCCCGGCCCCCATCCTTCCA CCCTCACGCTGGTGGGGGCAGCCAGGAGAACTTGGACAACGACACAGAGACAGACTCCTTGGTGTCTGCCCAGCGAGAGCGGCCACGCCGGAGGGATGGCCCAGAGCACA CAACCCGGCTGAATGGAACTGCCAAGGGGGAGCGGCGACGAGAGCCAGGGGGTTATGACAGCTCCTCCACCCTGATGAGCAGCGAGTTGGAGACCACCAGCTTCTTTGATTCAGATGAGGATGATTCCACCAGCAG GTTCAGCAGCTCCACAGAGCAGAGCAGCGCCTCACGCCTGATGAGAAGACACAAGCGGCGGCGGCGGAAGCAGAAGGTTTCCCGGATTGAGCGG TCTTCATCCTTCAGCAGCATCACGGACTCCACCATGTCACTCAACATCATCACCGTCACTCTCAACATGG AAAAGTATAACTTCTTGGGCATCTCCATTGTGGGCCAAAGCAACGAGCGTGGTGATGGAGGCATCTACATCGGCTCCATCATGAAGGGTGGGGCCGTGGCTGCTGATGGACGCATTGAGCCAGGAGACATGCTGTTACAG GTAAACGAGATCAACTTTGAGAACATGAGTAACGATGACGCGGTCCGAGTACTTCGGGAAATTGTACACAAACCAGG GCCCATCACCTTGACCGTAGCCAAGTGCTGGGACCCAAGTCCACGTGGGTGCTTCACACTGCCCAGGA GTGAGCCCATCCGACCCATTGACCCCGcggcctgggtctcccacactgcagccaTGACCGGCACCTTCCCTGCCTACGGCATGAGCCCCTCCCTGagcaccatcacctccaccagctcctccatcaccagctccatcCCTGACACAGAGC gcctaGACGACTTCCACCTGTCCATCCACAGTGACATGGCTGCCATAGTAAAAGCCATGGCCTCCCCTGAATCCGGGCTAGAGGTCCGTGACCGAATGTGGCTCAAGATTACCATCCCCAACGCTTTCATCG GCTCGGATGTGGTGGACTGGCTGTACCACAACGTGGAAGGCTTCACTGACCGGCGAGAGGCCCGCAAGTATGCCAGCAACCTGCTGAAAGCCGGCTTCATCCGCCACACTGTCAACAAGATCACCTTCTCCGAGCAGTGTTACTACATCTTCGGCGACCTCTGTGGCA ACATGGCCAACCTCTCCCTCCATGATCACGACGGTTCCAGCGGCGCCTCCGACCAGGACACGCTGGCCCCTCTGCCGCACCCAGGGGCCGCCCCTTGGCCCATGGCTTTCCCTTACCAGTACCCGCCGCCTCCACACCCCTACAATCCTCACCCAGGCTTCCCAGAGCTGGGGTACAGCTATGGTGGGGGCAGCGCCAGCAGTCAGCACAGTGAAG GCAGCCGGAGCAGTGGCTCTAATCGTAGTGGCAGCGACCGGCGGAAGGAGAAGGACCCTAAGGCCGGGGACTCGAAGTCCGGCGGCAGTGGCAGCGAATCGGACCACACGACCCGCAGCAGCCTGCGGGGGCCGCGGGAGCGGGCGCCCAGCGAGCGCTCGGGTCCTGCCGCCAGCGAGCATAGCCACCGCAGCCACCACTCGCTGGCCAGCAGCCTGCGCAGCCATCACACGCACCCAAGCTACGGCCCCCCTGGGGTGCCCCCTCTCTACGGGCCCCCCATGTTGATGATGCCCCCACCGCCCGCGGCCATGGGGCCCCCGGGAGCCCCTCCGGGCCGCGACCTGGCCTCCGTGCCCCCCGAACTGACCGCCAGCAGACAGTCCTTCCGCATGGCCATGGGAAACCCCAGTGAGTTCTTTGTGGATGTGATGTGA
- the EIF2B5 gene encoding translation initiation factor eIF2B subunit epsilon — MAATVVAPPGSLASQVNKRSGGGPGGGGGSGGGAARGAEEEPPPPLQAVLVADSFNRRFFPISKDQPRVLLPLANVALIDYTLEFLTATGVQETFVFCCWKAAQIKEHLLKSKWCRPTSLNVVRIITSELYRSLGDVLRDVDAKALVRSDFLLVYGDVISNINITRALEEHRLRRKLEKNVSVMTMIFKESSPSHPTRCHEDNVVVAVDSATNQVLHFQKTQGLRRFSFPLSLFQGSGDGVEIRYDLLDCHISICSPQVAQLFTDNFDYQTRDDFVRGLLVNEEILGNQIHMHVTTKEYGARVSNLHMYAAVCADVIRRWVYPLTPEANFTDSTTQSCTHSRHNIYRGPEVSLGHGSILEENVLLGSGTVIGSNCSITNSVIGPGCHIGDNVVLDQAFLWQGVRVAAGAQIHQSLLCDNAEVKENVTLKPHCVLTSQVVVGPDIMLPEGSVISLHPPDAEDDEDDGQFSDDSGADQEKEKVKLKGYNPAEVGVAGQGYLWKTADMNMEEEEELRQNLWGLRINMEEESETESEQSMDSEELGSRAGSPQMDDIKVFQNEVLGTLQRGKEENISCDNLVLEINSLKYAYNISLKEVMQVLSHVVLEFPLQQMDSPLDPNRYCALLIPLLKAWSPVFRNYIKRAADHLESLAAIEDFFLEHEALSTSMAKVLMAFYQLEILAEETILSWFSQREVTDKGQQLRKNQQLQRFIQWLKEAEEESSEDD; from the exons GTCCTCTTGCCCCTGGCCAATGTGGCACTAATTGACTACACTCTGGAATTTCTGActgccacaggtgtacaggaAACCTTTGTCTTTTGTTGCTGGAAAGCTGCTCAAATCAAGGAACATTTACT GAAATCCAAGTGGTGTCGCCCAACATCCCTCAATGTGGTTCGAATAATTACATCAGAGCTGTATAGATCACTGGGGGATGTTCTCCGTGATGTTGATGCTAAAGCCTTGGTGCGCTCTGACTTCCTTCTGGTGTATGGGGATGTCATCTCAAACATCAATATTACCAGAGCCCTGGAAGAACACAG GTTAAGGAGGAAGCTAGAAAAAAATGTGTCTGTGATGACGATGATCTTCAAGGAGTCATCCCCCAGCCACCCAACTCGTTGTCATGAGGACAACGTGGTAGTGGCCGTGGATAGTGCCACAAATCAGGTGCTCCATTTCCAGAAGACCCAAGGCCTCCGacgtttttctttccctctg AGCTTGTTCCAGGGCAGTGGAGATGGAGTGGAGATTCGCTATGACTTACTTGATTGTCACATCAGCATCTGCTCTCCTCAG GTGGCTCAACTATTTACAGACAACTTCGACTACCAAACACGAGATGACTTTGTGCGAGGCCTGTTAGTGAATGAGGAG ATCTTAGGAAACCAGATCCACATGCATGTGACAACTAAGGAATATGGTGCCCGGGTCTCCAACCTACACATGTATGCTGCTGTCTGCGCAGATGTCATCCGCCGATGGGTCTACCCTCTCACCCCAGAGGCTAACTTCACTGACAGCACAACCCAGAGCTGCACTCACTCCCGACATAACATCTACCGAGGGCCTGAGGTCAGCCTGGGCCATGGCAGCATCCTGGAGGAAAACGTGCTCTTAGGTTCTGGCACTGTCATTGGCAGCAATTGCTCCATCACTAACAGTGTCATTGGCCCTGGCTGTCACATTG GTGATAATGTGGTGCTGGACCAGGCCTTCCTGTGGCAGGGGGTCCGAGTTGCTGCTGGAGCACAGATTCATCAGTCTCTGCTCTGTGACAATGCTGAGGTCAAGGAAAATGTTACACTGAAGCCTCACTGTGTCCTTACTTCCCAG gtggTAGTAGGCCCAGATATCATGCTGCCTGAGGGCTCAGTGATCTCTTTGCACCCTCCAGATGCAGAGGATGATGAGGATGATGGTCAGTTCAGTGATGATTCTGGGGCTGaccaagaaaaggagaaagtgaaGCTGAAAG gtTACAATCCAGCAGAAGTCGGAGTTGCAGGCCAGGGCTACCTCTGGAAAACTGCAGACATGAacatggaggaagaggaggaactaCGGCAGAATCTATGGG GACTCAGAATCAACatggaagaagagagtgaaactgaaagtgagcAAAGTATGGATTCTGAAGAGCTAGGCAGCCGGGCAGGCTCTCCACAGATGGATGACATCAAAG TGTTTCAGAATGAAGTCCTGGGAACACTACAGCGGGGCAAGGAGGAGAACATTTCTTGTGACAATCTAGTCCTGGAGATAAATTCTCTCAA GTATGCCTACAACATAAGCCTGAAGGAAGTGATGCAAGTATTGAGCCATGTGGTCCTGGAGTTCCCACTGCAACAAATGGATTCCCCGCTAGACCCAAACCGCTACTGTGCCCTGTTGATTCCC TTGCTCAAGGCCTGGAGCCCTGTCTTTAGGAACTACATAAAGCGCGCCGCTGATCATTTGGAATCTTTGGCAGCCATTGAGGACTTCTTTTTGGAGCATGAAGCTCTTAGCACTTCCATGGCCAAG GTACTGATGGCTTTCTACCAACTGGAGATCCTGGCTGAGGAAACAATTCTGAGCTGGTTCAGCCAAAGGGAGGTAACTGACAAAGGCCAGCAGTTGCGCAAGAATCAGCAG CTGCAAAGGTTCATCCAGTGGCTAAAAGAGGCAGAAGAGGAGTCATCTGAAGATGACTGA